From one Leptospira stimsonii genomic stretch:
- a CDS encoding SBBP repeat beta-propeller lipoprotein, LipL53 family, producing the protein MKPFLLISIFWLFLHSCNPAKEFNSGNPRTTEYWVSQFLAGIHPIIFRENTGTLEWMIVEGKVAASSRGKDIALDPFLNTVVAGETDGALFNGTVIGTQDIIVAKYNPESGRAWARQLGAPGALLTVVGIATDLLGNSYIAGYTNASFAGPMLSGQDLFVIKVSLDGTPIWSKQVGPTGGSFFLNPTDICVDSLGNSYVAGDTNGPFGGPVAVGGTMFVVRFDSSGNQSWATQLSVTGANTTASGLACDSTSGSAFVAGFGGANYSTLTVPGIGGNDLFVFRYDSSGNRQFFTHLGQATLEVLTGPITLDRSGNIFVGAGSNADFGSGNPGTTYAGTLFKFDQSGTQHWVQQFGVNNGTATTTVASLATDLAGNLFSTGYSNGNLATGSGASIGNNDLFFTKHNGQGQQQWLRQIGTAGATLMGNGIVTDPEGGLYGTGSANGTINGISIKGTQDLFLVKYR; encoded by the coding sequence ATGAAACCCTTCCTTCTAATTTCGATTTTTTGGCTCTTCCTTCACTCTTGTAATCCCGCAAAGGAATTCAACTCAGGAAATCCGAGAACAACCGAGTATTGGGTGAGCCAATTCCTTGCGGGAATCCATCCCATTATCTTTCGCGAAAACACAGGGACCTTAGAATGGATGATAGTCGAAGGAAAAGTCGCGGCATCTAGTCGTGGGAAAGACATCGCCCTCGATCCATTTCTAAACACGGTCGTCGCGGGTGAAACGGACGGGGCCCTCTTTAACGGAACGGTGATTGGAACCCAGGATATTATCGTGGCAAAATACAATCCTGAAAGTGGTCGCGCTTGGGCTCGTCAACTGGGCGCACCGGGCGCCCTCCTTACGGTCGTGGGAATTGCGACGGATCTATTAGGAAACTCTTATATCGCTGGATACACGAATGCGTCCTTCGCCGGTCCGATGTTGAGCGGTCAGGATCTTTTTGTAATCAAGGTTTCTTTGGACGGAACTCCGATTTGGAGCAAACAAGTCGGTCCTACCGGTGGAAGTTTTTTTCTAAATCCTACGGACATCTGCGTGGATAGTCTCGGAAATTCCTACGTCGCAGGAGATACGAACGGACCTTTCGGTGGCCCGGTCGCGGTCGGAGGGACCATGTTTGTGGTTCGTTTTGATTCTTCCGGAAATCAATCCTGGGCGACACAACTTTCAGTTACGGGTGCGAATACCACTGCAAGCGGACTTGCCTGCGATTCTACTTCCGGCTCGGCTTTCGTCGCCGGTTTTGGAGGCGCTAATTATTCTACGCTCACCGTTCCCGGAATCGGCGGAAACGATCTTTTCGTTTTTAGATACGACTCGAGTGGAAACAGACAGTTCTTCACTCACCTTGGTCAAGCAACCCTGGAAGTCCTTACCGGGCCTATAACTCTGGATCGATCCGGAAATATTTTTGTGGGAGCCGGAAGTAATGCGGACTTCGGTTCCGGAAATCCGGGAACGACGTATGCGGGAACCCTCTTTAAATTCGACCAAAGTGGAACGCAACATTGGGTTCAGCAATTCGGCGTCAACAACGGAACTGCGACCACCACGGTAGCGTCTTTAGCCACCGATCTCGCCGGTAACCTTTTTTCAACTGGATATTCAAACGGAAACTTAGCGACCGGTTCCGGAGCGTCCATCGGGAACAACGATTTATTTTTTACGAAACACAACGGACAAGGTCAGCAACAGTGGCTCCGTCAAATCGGAACCGCCGGCGCGACTCTTATGGGGAACGGAATCGTTACCGATCCGGAAGGTGGGCTCTATGGAACGGGTTCCGCAAACGGAACAATCAACGGAATTTCTATCAAAGGAACGCAGGATTTGTTTTTAGTCAAATATCGCTAA
- a CDS encoding DUF2804 domain-containing protein, with the protein MNLETEIRQETNLCDKSGNLNLNAVGWSKKPLHRCNLSGHYLRKKKWNYWCIYDENFLASFTISDVDYAGVIFVYWLNRKTGDFEEGTILTPFGSGVSLGQLLGSNATYIGNNARLQFFREEEGYRLSINFSPRNKIPVQAELLVPVPENWETLNVVVPWSKRRFQFTEKLFGVGASGTVRYGAMEHKFEPETSFACLDYGRGVWPYSTKWNWASMVAVNAGERIGINLGAGWTDETGTTENAILVNGRIYKIPSNAVFTIDKENWMKPWHLYTKDSQAIDLQFIPEFHRKATTNTGIFASSVHQMIGKFEGVIRLGKNEYKITNGQGWAEDHIARW; encoded by the coding sequence ATGAACTTAGAGACAGAAATCAGACAAGAAACGAATCTTTGCGATAAATCCGGGAATCTGAATTTAAACGCGGTCGGTTGGTCCAAGAAGCCTTTGCATCGCTGTAATCTCAGCGGACATTATCTTCGAAAAAAGAAATGGAATTATTGGTGTATCTATGACGAGAATTTCTTAGCGTCATTTACGATCTCGGACGTGGATTATGCCGGTGTTATTTTCGTCTATTGGTTGAATCGTAAAACGGGAGATTTCGAGGAAGGGACAATTCTTACGCCTTTTGGATCGGGAGTGAGTTTGGGACAACTCTTAGGGAGCAACGCGACTTACATCGGAAATAACGCTAGATTGCAATTCTTTCGGGAAGAAGAAGGATATCGCCTTTCGATCAATTTTTCACCAAGAAATAAGATTCCGGTACAGGCAGAACTATTGGTTCCCGTTCCGGAGAATTGGGAGACGCTCAACGTAGTTGTTCCTTGGTCCAAGAGAAGATTTCAGTTTACGGAAAAATTATTCGGAGTCGGAGCGAGCGGAACCGTCCGATACGGCGCGATGGAACACAAGTTCGAACCGGAGACTTCTTTTGCTTGTTTGGATTACGGAAGAGGAGTTTGGCCTTATTCTACCAAATGGAACTGGGCGTCCATGGTTGCGGTTAACGCGGGAGAAAGAATCGGGATCAATCTCGGAGCCGGATGGACGGACGAAACCGGAACCACGGAAAACGCGATCTTAGTCAACGGAAGAATTTATAAGATTCCGTCTAACGCTGTTTTTACGATCGATAAAGAGAATTGGATGAAACCGTGGCATTTGTATACGAAAGATTCTCAGGCGATCGATTTACAATTCATTCCTGAATTTCACAGAAAGGCGACGACGAACACCGGGATTTTTGCATCTTCCGTACATCAGATGATCGGGAAGTTCGAAGGAGTCATACGATTGGGAAAAAACGAATACAAGATCACGAACGGTCAAGGTTGGGCCGAAGATCATATCGCAAGATGGTAG
- a CDS encoding adenylate/guanylate cyclase domain-containing protein, with protein MQPTEDILGQKEKRAFRIGYVLRIIIAASFIPPSLNVSQSSTERIWILILYAGTALASTCMIWFLSKERFCLKDDNRIAGWSGVLLDILILSILPWTWYDSVGGEAIPKTYLMKTGFIPVAAVFILLSGLSLKPVYPILVSFGSVAISVWMFLYVQRDPTVEWTSSLSETFLSPKANPEYYFSMTALVLLYGGLVSFISFTARTLLKESVSLERKSSQLGRYFSPGVIQRITAEDNLFAPGGTIQNIAVLFCDIRDFTSISEKLSPGEVISLLTDYHKEMVRAVFENGGSVDKFIGDGILVTFGIPESSEQDCLNAMRAGIEMKKALKNLNITRSQKGLSEIRQGIGIHFGEAICGNIGTEERLEFTVIGDAVNAASRIESACKELNVEFLVSQEVLDRVGPDFHTVAIGEVKVKGKEKPLSLHSVILSD; from the coding sequence ATGCAACCAACGGAAGATATTCTCGGGCAAAAAGAAAAACGTGCGTTTCGAATCGGTTATGTTTTAAGAATCATCATCGCCGCTTCCTTTATTCCACCCAGCCTGAACGTCTCACAAAGTAGTACGGAAAGAATCTGGATTCTTATCTTATACGCTGGAACCGCGCTCGCCTCGACCTGTATGATTTGGTTCTTATCGAAGGAGCGATTTTGCCTGAAGGACGACAATCGAATCGCGGGTTGGAGCGGTGTTCTTTTGGATATCTTGATTCTTTCGATCCTTCCTTGGACTTGGTATGATTCGGTGGGAGGGGAGGCGATTCCGAAAACGTATCTAATGAAAACGGGTTTTATACCGGTCGCCGCCGTTTTCATTTTGTTGAGCGGTTTATCTCTTAAACCGGTATATCCGATCTTAGTCTCTTTTGGATCTGTAGCGATTTCCGTTTGGATGTTTTTATATGTTCAACGCGATCCGACTGTCGAATGGACTTCGAGTCTATCGGAAACCTTCTTATCTCCTAAAGCGAATCCGGAGTATTACTTTTCGATGACCGCCTTGGTTTTGTTATACGGAGGTCTCGTTTCTTTTATCTCCTTTACCGCAAGAACGCTTTTGAAAGAATCCGTTTCTCTGGAAAGAAAGAGTTCGCAGTTGGGTAGATATTTTTCTCCGGGAGTCATTCAAAGAATAACGGCGGAAGATAATCTCTTTGCACCCGGAGGTACAATTCAAAATATCGCAGTGCTGTTTTGTGATATTCGAGATTTTACTTCGATTTCAGAAAAACTTTCTCCGGGCGAGGTGATTTCTCTTTTGACGGATTACCATAAGGAAATGGTTCGTGCCGTTTTTGAAAACGGAGGTTCCGTCGATAAATTCATAGGCGACGGAATTTTAGTCACTTTCGGAATTCCCGAATCCTCCGAACAGGACTGTCTCAATGCGATGCGGGCTGGAATCGAAATGAAAAAGGCATTAAAAAATTTGAATATTACAAGATCTCAGAAAGGTCTATCGGAAATAAGGCAAGGAATCGGAATCCATTTCGGAGAGGCGATCTGCGGCAATATCGGAACCGAGGAAAGGTTGGAATTTACGGTAATAGGGGATGCGGTGAACGCGGCTTCTCGAATCGAATCTGCATGCAAAGAATTGAATGTGGAATTTTTGGTTTCTCAGGAGGTTTTGGATCGTGTCGGTCCGGATTTTCATACGGTTGCAATCGGAGAAGTGAAAGTAAAAGGAAAGGAAAAACCTCTGAGCCTTCATTCCGTGATTCTATCGGATTGA
- a CDS encoding NmrA family NAD(P)-binding protein, with translation MKIFVFAGSGLVSGLVIESLLEKGHIVYAGTRNPDSGRKAQNLHWVKADASQPNLGLEVLDQVDRAFFLCPPGYTDQFSVLNPWIEKAKSKKLQKVVLMTAIGIDHSPEDLPFRKLEISLENSGLAYNIVRPNWFMQNFQTFWISGILKDKKIYFPGGNAKTSFIDARDIASSAVTLLLNDSSNGKGFTLTGKDSITHEEVAQKLSKATGLNVAYADITSEDFKKGLVGAGVPEDYANVLVYLAGALKDGHAAPVSNAVKEITGKDPIPFDQYANDNKKAWLN, from the coding sequence ATGAAAATTTTTGTATTTGCCGGGAGTGGACTCGTTTCCGGTTTAGTGATCGAAAGTTTATTAGAAAAAGGTCATATAGTCTACGCCGGAACTCGAAACCCGGATTCCGGAAGAAAGGCGCAAAACCTTCACTGGGTAAAAGCGGACGCTTCCCAGCCGAATCTTGGACTGGAAGTTTTAGACCAGGTTGATCGGGCATTTTTTCTTTGCCCACCCGGTTATACGGATCAATTCAGCGTTCTAAACCCTTGGATAGAAAAAGCAAAGTCTAAAAAATTACAAAAAGTTGTACTCATGACTGCGATTGGAATCGATCATTCACCGGAAGATCTTCCGTTTAGAAAGCTGGAAATTTCTCTCGAAAACTCAGGACTTGCGTACAATATCGTTCGACCCAATTGGTTCATGCAGAACTTTCAGACGTTCTGGATTTCCGGAATTTTAAAGGATAAAAAAATCTATTTTCCCGGTGGAAACGCAAAAACGAGTTTTATCGATGCAAGAGATATCGCCTCTTCCGCTGTTACACTTTTGTTGAATGATTCTTCGAATGGAAAGGGTTTTACTCTTACGGGCAAGGATTCGATCACTCACGAAGAGGTGGCTCAAAAATTATCGAAAGCTACGGGCTTGAACGTCGCATACGCCGATATAACATCCGAAGATTTCAAAAAAGGTTTAGTAGGCGCAGGAGTTCCGGAAGATTATGCGAACGTTTTGGTTTATCTCGCCGGCGCTTTAAAAGACGGACACGCCGCTCCGGTTTCAAACGCGGTAAAGGAAATCACAGGAAAAGATCCGATTCCTTTCGATCAGTATGCGAACGATAATAAGAAAGCTTGGTTGAATTAG
- a CDS encoding DNA-3-methyladenine glycosylase I — protein sequence MKKESEKTRCAWASKDPLYRSYHDEEWGKPIHDDRKLFEFLILEGAQAGLSWITILKKREDYRKAFDGFDPEKIARYGEKKIQSLLKNEGIVRNELKIRATVKNAKEFLNIQKEYDSFDKYIWGFVDQRPIYNSWKTNREVPSETSESKAMSKDLKKRGFKFVGSTICYAFMQATGMVMDHTTDCFCFVKKKL from the coding sequence ATGAAGAAAGAATCCGAGAAAACGAGATGCGCTTGGGCGAGTAAGGATCCGCTTTATAGAAGTTATCACGACGAGGAATGGGGAAAACCGATTCACGATGATCGAAAACTTTTCGAATTCCTTATCTTAGAAGGAGCTCAGGCCGGCTTGTCTTGGATCACGATTCTAAAAAAGAGAGAGGATTACAGAAAAGCTTTCGACGGATTCGATCCCGAAAAAATCGCAAGATACGGAGAAAAGAAAATTCAATCCCTTCTCAAAAACGAAGGAATCGTCCGGAATGAATTGAAAATTCGTGCAACGGTAAAAAACGCAAAAGAATTTTTGAATATTCAAAAAGAATACGACTCTTTCGATAAATACATCTGGGGCTTTGTGGATCAAAGGCCGATTTACAACTCTTGGAAAACGAACCGAGAAGTGCCAAGCGAAACCTCTGAATCGAAAGCGATGAGCAAGGACTTAAAAAAAAGAGGTTTCAAATTCGTGGGCTCTACGATTTGCTACGCGTTTATGCAAGCGACCGGAATGGTAATGGATCATACCACGGATTGTTTTTGTTTTGTAAAAAAGAAACTTTAA
- a CDS encoding AraC family transcriptional regulator has protein sequence MDLLSEILTAASWKTDILARRSMYQAWGLRFPCERSGGFHLLSQGSCFVRFQGKCIPLEKGDILFIAKGFNHELVSSPNHKAMDIRKFNELLKKDPKSLGIPITTFVSVRYEVPETTQHPFFLELPDHILIRSGEIPPHHPLHTTLILISQEVDLELGSDLILQRLTDILLYYVIRHWLETHPSSSPGWRNAFRDEKILAALEAIHKRPAHSWTLENLAKAIGISRASLANRFRDVLGCTPMDYLARLRIEKGRTLIQDQDATLEEVARIVGYSSAFAFSKAFKRIHGVSPRKEEAQKVRYVS, from the coding sequence ATGGATTTACTTTCTGAAATTCTCACTGCGGCCTCATGGAAAACCGATATTCTTGCGAGAAGATCGATGTATCAAGCTTGGGGACTTCGTTTCCCCTGTGAAAGAAGCGGCGGATTTCATTTGCTTTCTCAAGGTTCTTGTTTTGTCCGTTTTCAAGGAAAGTGTATTCCATTAGAAAAGGGCGATATTCTTTTTATCGCGAAGGGATTCAATCACGAGTTAGTGTCCTCTCCGAACCACAAAGCGATGGATATTCGTAAATTCAACGAGCTCTTGAAAAAGGATCCCAAGTCCTTGGGAATTCCGATCACAACGTTTGTTTCGGTTCGGTATGAGGTCCCTGAGACCACGCAACATCCATTCTTTCTCGAACTTCCGGATCATATTCTTATTCGTTCCGGTGAAATCCCTCCGCATCACCCGTTGCATACGACTTTGATTCTGATTTCTCAGGAAGTCGACTTGGAGTTAGGGTCGGATCTGATTCTTCAAAGATTGACCGATATTCTTCTGTATTACGTTATACGCCATTGGTTGGAAACTCATCCTTCCTCTTCGCCCGGTTGGAGAAACGCTTTTAGAGATGAAAAAATTCTTGCGGCGTTGGAAGCGATTCACAAAAGACCTGCGCATTCTTGGACGTTGGAGAATCTTGCGAAGGCGATCGGGATTTCAAGGGCTTCTCTTGCGAATCGTTTTCGAGACGTTTTGGGCTGTACTCCGATGGACTATCTCGCGAGACTTCGGATTGAAAAAGGGAGAACTCTGATCCAAGATCAAGACGCTACTCTGGAAGAAGTCGCAAGGATCGTTGGTTATTCCTCCGCATTCGCATTTTCAAAAGCGTTCAAAAGAATTCACGGTGTTTCACCGAGAAAAGAAGAGGCGCAGAAAGTCCGCTACGTTTCTTAA
- a CDS encoding metallophosphoesterase family protein, protein MIRFLHSADLHLSQKEKDYSLSVLKEIVSIASEEQCTHILFCGDLFDRNNDIGALKEEVKSILNSFSGRIFYIPGNHEELGLAEGTYPISADLSPMLYPQKGENVKLWLEESDGVSAEFFGFPFNRNLDYSNIQFKEKKVQYRIALLHGTETKMVEYLGPSPEEADSILDSGPFLEAKFDYLALGHIHSKRSEVSGSLIKAYPGSPRIVSLGESGVRTVNIVSLGKNGTPVLKERAIVSAGEFKDFSLSVTLSGEIPELEKTASRFSQEDTVRIRVSGIVEDEHVVSETLNRFIETARCRKIEIKTSDLKTSSALIDNPVAKLFYENLMERRQSWTGADAPDWNEILVLGLEQIEEMAGKSER, encoded by the coding sequence ATGATTCGATTTTTACACAGCGCCGATCTACATCTCAGCCAAAAAGAAAAGGACTATTCCCTTTCCGTCCTCAAAGAGATCGTCTCGATCGCTTCCGAGGAACAATGCACTCATATCCTTTTTTGCGGGGATCTCTTCGATCGAAACAACGATATCGGAGCGCTCAAAGAAGAAGTCAAATCGATCCTCAACTCCTTTTCCGGAAGAATTTTCTATATTCCCGGCAATCACGAGGAACTCGGTCTCGCCGAAGGGACCTACCCGATTTCCGCCGATCTTTCGCCGATGCTCTATCCTCAGAAAGGCGAAAACGTGAAACTCTGGTTGGAAGAATCGGACGGTGTCTCCGCGGAATTTTTCGGATTTCCGTTTAACAGAAATTTAGATTATTCGAATATTCAATTTAAAGAAAAGAAGGTTCAGTATCGAATCGCGCTCCTTCACGGAACCGAAACCAAAATGGTGGAATATCTCGGACCTTCTCCGGAAGAGGCGGATTCCATTCTGGATTCCGGGCCGTTTCTCGAAGCCAAGTTCGACTATCTCGCGTTAGGTCATATTCATTCCAAACGTTCGGAAGTTTCCGGCTCTCTGATCAAAGCGTATCCGGGTTCACCTCGGATCGTTTCCTTGGGAGAATCCGGAGTTCGCACAGTAAACATCGTTTCCCTTGGTAAAAACGGAACTCCGGTTTTAAAAGAAAGGGCGATCGTTTCCGCCGGAGAATTTAAGGACTTTTCTCTTTCCGTCACTCTTTCCGGTGAAATTCCTGAACTCGAAAAAACGGCTTCCCGTTTTTCACAAGAAGACACGGTTCGTATCCGCGTCTCCGGAATCGTCGAAGACGAACATGTCGTCTCGGAAACCTTAAATCGTTTTATAGAAACGGCGCGTTGTAGAAAGATCGAAATCAAAACTTCCGATCTCAAAACCTCTTCGGCGCTCATCGACAACCCCGTCGCAAAACTATTTTATGAAAATCTAATGGAACGTCGGCAAAGTTGGACCGGAGCGGATGCTCCCGATTGGAACGAAATTTTGGTATTG
- a CDS encoding YbhB/YbcL family Raf kinase inhibitor-like protein, protein MKIKGIALAFLLSASVLQAEPFQLKSPELTAGKVIAEEQVFNSFGCTGGNVSPSLSWSGLPKDTKSIAVTVYDPDAPTGSGWWHWIVFNLPATTTSLPANAGNLEKNLLPKEAVQSRTDFGTGGYGGPCPPKGDKPHRYIFTVYALKDKIGADQNSSGALIGFYINQLKIGEAKIVAKFGR, encoded by the coding sequence ATGAAAATCAAAGGAATTGCACTGGCATTCTTACTGTCCGCTTCCGTTTTACAAGCGGAGCCTTTTCAACTCAAGAGCCCCGAACTCACCGCGGGAAAAGTAATCGCCGAGGAACAAGTGTTTAACAGTTTCGGATGTACTGGTGGAAACGTTTCCCCTTCTCTTTCTTGGTCCGGACTACCGAAGGATACAAAGAGCATCGCTGTCACCGTTTATGATCCGGATGCGCCGACCGGAAGCGGATGGTGGCATTGGATCGTTTTCAATCTTCCGGCGACTACTACCTCTCTTCCTGCAAATGCCGGAAACCTCGAAAAGAATCTTTTACCGAAAGAAGCTGTTCAGAGCAGAACCGATTTTGGAACAGGCGGTTATGGCGGACCTTGTCCTCCTAAAGGCGACAAACCACACCGTTATATCTTCACTGTTTACGCATTGAAAGATAAAATAGGAGCAGATCAGAATTCTTCCGGAGCATTGATCGGCTTTTATATCAATCAACTGAAAATCGGCGAAGCAAAAATCGTCGCAAAATTCGGAAGATAA
- a CDS encoding 7TM diverse intracellular signaling domain-containing protein — protein MRTLRVIVLLFLFLSVPIFGERIPLEDDQVRLGPYSQILEDPDSNFTIDSVQGIPFQKSDQTNPSFGFTKSSYWLKFTLFNSEANTREKMIEVTFPLIDEIVFYSPSSDGYKGITVGITKPFKERPIESHTFVFPIQVPPGESTYFFRFKNDDSMQMPLILWEPTAFYKNIRDIQYINGIYFGILIAMAVYNLFLLLTVRDKSYFYYVFYIVCFALFLMSQYGFAYEYFWPEFSWGARRMNPFLAGLLELSILLFTRDFLDTKNTFPSLHKFNQILIGLCALASISSFFVSLTQAAFQVAILGLFTVFSILGFGIKALLGGFRPARYFMIAFSALLIGGVFYALKTIGSIPVNFMTEFSMQIGSGLEVTLLSLGLGDRISLLIKDKQEAQKELIREQKDSIEKQARLNESFARFVPSKLINLLGKNEVIQVSLGDQIQKEMTVLFSDIRSFTELSETMSPQENFNFLNSYLERMTPAVEKHSGTIDKFIGDAIMALFETDADDGLMAAIEMHRQLKAYNVDRNRQGYKPIETGIAVHKGPVMLGTIGSNNRMEVTVISDTVNTASRIEGLTKIYGAKILLSETAFSSLKDPSIFLYRYLGRTFVKGKKEDLAVLEFCDKESEDAEKFFKTKAKFEKGVLSYFQNDYKNAEAYFAEVLQEFPTDLASSWYWNACKRFEKAV, from the coding sequence GTGAGAACATTGCGGGTTATTGTACTATTGTTTCTTTTTCTATCAGTTCCAATTTTTGGAGAACGAATTCCTTTAGAGGATGATCAAGTTCGATTAGGGCCTTATTCTCAAATTTTAGAAGATCCGGATTCTAATTTTACGATCGATTCCGTGCAGGGTATTCCGTTTCAAAAGTCCGATCAAACAAATCCTTCTTTCGGTTTTACGAAATCATCCTATTGGTTGAAGTTTACACTTTTCAACAGTGAAGCAAATACTCGTGAAAAAATGATCGAAGTAACCTTTCCCCTCATCGACGAGATCGTATTCTATTCCCCGAGTTCGGACGGTTATAAAGGGATCACGGTTGGAATCACGAAACCTTTTAAGGAAAGGCCGATCGAAAGTCACACTTTTGTTTTTCCGATTCAGGTTCCACCTGGAGAATCAACCTATTTTTTTCGGTTTAAGAACGACGATAGTATGCAGATGCCCTTGATACTCTGGGAGCCGACCGCGTTTTATAAGAATATTAGAGATATTCAATATATCAACGGAATTTATTTCGGAATCTTAATCGCGATGGCGGTTTATAATCTTTTCCTTTTATTAACGGTCAGGGACAAAAGCTATTTCTATTACGTCTTCTATATTGTCTGCTTCGCACTTTTTCTCATGTCTCAATACGGTTTCGCTTATGAATATTTTTGGCCTGAATTTTCTTGGGGCGCTCGACGGATGAATCCTTTTTTAGCAGGTCTTTTAGAATTGAGCATTCTTCTATTCACGCGGGATTTTTTGGATACAAAAAACACATTTCCGTCTCTGCATAAATTCAATCAGATATTGATCGGACTTTGCGCACTTGCATCGATCTCTTCATTCTTTGTAAGTTTGACACAAGCCGCTTTTCAAGTCGCGATCTTAGGTTTATTTACCGTGTTTTCGATTCTCGGCTTCGGAATAAAAGCATTGTTAGGCGGCTTTCGACCGGCTCGTTATTTTATGATCGCATTTTCGGCTTTACTCATCGGTGGAGTGTTTTACGCTCTCAAAACCATAGGATCAATCCCCGTAAACTTTATGACTGAATTCAGTATGCAGATCGGTTCCGGTTTGGAAGTCACTTTGCTTTCTTTGGGGTTAGGTGATAGAATTTCTTTACTAATCAAGGATAAACAGGAAGCACAAAAAGAACTTATAAGGGAACAAAAGGACTCCATCGAAAAACAAGCGCGTCTGAACGAATCGTTCGCAAGATTTGTACCTTCGAAACTCATCAATCTATTGGGAAAGAACGAAGTGATCCAAGTCTCTCTTGGAGATCAGATCCAAAAAGAGATGACCGTTTTATTCTCCGATATTCGATCTTTTACAGAACTTTCCGAAACGATGAGCCCTCAGGAGAATTTTAATTTTTTAAACTCCTACCTGGAAAGAATGACTCCCGCAGTGGAAAAACATTCGGGAACCATCGATAAATTTATCGGAGACGCTATCATGGCTCTTTTCGAAACCGACGCAGATGACGGTTTGATGGCGGCGATTGAAATGCATCGCCAACTAAAGGCGTATAACGTGGACCGAAATCGTCAAGGATATAAACCCATCGAGACCGGAATTGCCGTTCACAAAGGACCGGTGATGTTAGGAACCATCGGATCTAACAACCGAATGGAAGTAACCGTAATTTCGGATACGGTCAATACCGCTTCGCGGATAGAAGGGCTTACTAAAATCTACGGCGCCAAAATTCTTCTCAGTGAAACTGCTTTTTCCTCGTTAAAGGATCCGTCGATTTTTCTCTATCGATACTTAGGAAGAACATTCGTAAAAGGAAAAAAAGAAGATCTCGCCGTTTTGGAATTTTGCGACAAGGAAAGCGAGGACGCTGAAAAATTCTTCAAGACGAAAGCAAAGTTTGAAAAGGGAGTTTTGAGCTATTTCCAAAACGATTATAAGAATGCGGAAGCATATTTCGCGGAAGTGTTGCAAGAATTTCCGACGGACTTGGCTTCTTCTTGGTATTGGAACGCTTGTAAAAGATTCGAAAAGGCTGTATGA
- a CDS encoding DUF952 domain-containing protein — MVESTPTYIYNIASKKDYEEAIRTGAYITDSLSKEGFIHSSKKNQVEDTANRIFAGRKDLVLLVVNTKKLRSELKYEKSDSPKFPKEEGKNIFPHIYGPLNTDAVENVYEITPDKEGRFQFPFLG, encoded by the coding sequence ATGGTAGAATCGACCCCGACTTATATCTACAATATCGCCTCTAAGAAGGATTACGAAGAAGCGATCAGGACCGGCGCTTATATCACGGATTCCCTTTCGAAAGAAGGATTTATTCATAGCTCTAAGAAGAATCAGGTGGAAGACACGGCGAACCGAATTTTTGCCGGAAGAAAGGATTTGGTTCTTCTCGTTGTGAACACGAAAAAATTAAGATCGGAATTAAAATACGAAAAGAGTGATTCTCCTAAGTTTCCGAAAGAAGAGGGGAAGAATATTTTTCCTCATATCTACGGCCCATTGAACACGGACGCAGTGGAAAATGTTTATGAGATCACACCGGACAAAGAAGGAAGATTTCAATTTCCATTCTTAGGATAA